The genomic stretch gcacacaaacactcccatgATGACCGACAGCGTCTTCAGCACCTTGGTCTCGCGCTTGAACGTCATCTTGAAGGAGCTCTCCGACTCGCCGATGCTGGAGTCTCCGCCCATGCTGTTGTGGCGGTTCTTGGCGCTCTCCGCCGCTCGCTCCAGGGCCGAGATTCGACGGATCTGCCTGTGGGCGATGCGGTAGATCTGGGTGTAGGTGGCCACCATGATGCCCACGGGGATGTAGAAGCtgatgagggaggtggagatggcGTAGGTCCGGTTGAGGCTGGAGTCGCAGTTCTCGGGCCCCAGGGCCCCAGCTGTGCCGTTGGGCCCCAGGGGGCCCGCAGAGCCAGCAGGGTCCAGGATGGAGGCTTTGGTCTGGGCCTTGTGCCAGTTGAGCTGGACGGGGATGAAGGAGATGAGGACGGACAGCGTCCAGGCTACGCTGATCATCACAAACGCCACTCGAGGAGTCATCTTCCTCTCGTAGCGGAACGGGCTGGAGATGGCCCAGTAGCGGTCCACGCTGATGACACACAGGTTCAAGATGGAGGCCGTGGAGCACATGATGTCGAACGCCACCCAGGTGTCGCAGAAAGAGCCGAACGGCCAGAAGCCTATGATCTCAGTTACTGCCTTCCACGGCATCACCAAGATGGCCACCAGCAGGTCCGACACAGCCAGCGAGATCACAAAGAAGTTGGTGACCTTGGAGCGCAGGTGGCGGAACTTGGTGACGGCGACGCAAACCAAGGTGTTGCCCAGCAGCGTGGTGAGgatgagcagagagaggaagcagcCAGTGAGGACGCGGCCGGAGGAGGCGTCGTCCAATAATCCACTGTCGATGACCATGGTGAAGTTCATCAGATCCATGgctcgggggaggggggtggaggggtggggggggggggtgtgagtggATAGTGGACGTGCTCAATCACCTCATTGCTTGGAGGGAGGCTGCATCAGAACCAAAGCATCAAATAACAGCATCCTCATCAATCCTCATCAGGCTGGAAGACCATTCTCCTGACTTGGGTGTGCATGCAGCTCCGGATGAATCATGAAACGCAAGGTGTTCAAGGCAACCTCTCTCTGGGAGAGACATTTTCTTTGATTCCATTTTCCAGTTTTGACATCCTGTGTTTTGTAGGGCAGGGTTACGTGACGGTAGTGCATGTTCCCTGAAGGGAAAGAGTGGATGTAAAATGTCCTATTCCACCCTAAGTGGAGGAAGCAACATATCCCAGGGTACGAGATATCCCATAACTAGCTGTCCAGTGTCTCCAAGCTCATCTCCTTACACCAGTGGTACTGGGGAAGAGAAAGATTCCGTCTCAGTACACCATGTAGGAAGCTTTCGTTGTTTACACATTTGTAATGGATCTCTTTTCGTGCCACATTTTATTCTATGATCAAACAATTTGTGCCTGTCTCGTGTGCTTTGCCTCTTTCAACAAGGACCTATTGAGGTTTTTTCTCTAAGCCAACCTTAAAAATTCTTTGAAGAGTTTTGCCAATTGTAGCTTACAGTTAAACCAAAAATGCATCATCATGTAAGAGACACTCATCGTCTACTCCATTctgtttttaaaatatttgcACACATTCAGTAGGCTAATAGAGACTTCCGTATGTTAGGAAATATGTGATTTATAGTTACTCACATGATACTGTCAATTAGGAGATGGCGTTTGAAGTCCGTCTTCAAAAATACAATGGAAAAAAATTATATCCGTTATAAGTTCGTGGCACAAGCTAAGATACATAATTTACGCTTTGGAACCACGACTACGAAAGTAAACCTTAGTTTTTCCGATCAGGCTACACTGCGAAATTATCATCATATTCTAGCATTACTGTATGATGCTTTATCTTGATGTGCCCGATTAGACGTTTTGCGTAACGCTTACCTAACGCGTTATACTCGCCAAGTGCGTCTGTCCCCTCGAACACCAAGCGACCGTCTACCGTAGCCTAGACTACACCACCGGCGACCCCGTTTCACACCCGACTCCTGACGTTGACCCATTCAAAAGAAAGCGAAGTGAGGGTGATACCATGTGACGGGTGTCGCGTTCGTCCCTGCTGCGCACTCACCGGCATAGTACTGCAAAGCTAGTAGCGGTTCATTTGCGCAACCAATGCACCATAACTCATCCAGACgctaaatataataatattagCTAAATCTAAAAGACTTAATTTACAAACGCATAACCTACTACCAGTCATCCTACCACACCATACCACAATCACTGTTGCTCGGTCAATTAGTATTGGGCTCTCTTTAGGAATGCATGAAGGGACAGGCTAgcaatgaatacatgaataaataagCCTACCTGTATTTAATTCACAATGGAAAGTGATAAAATCAGGGACTGGGTCTCTCGTTAAATCTCCGATATTTGTTTGCAATGGTCAGCGGGTCGCTGGGGCCACCTAACGGAGAGAAAGAACAGCCTCGGCAACTGAGAGAGCGAAGCTGGAGTagtgacaaaaaaaacatccccCCATCCATGAGGGATGACCTGAGGATATGAGCACGTGCCCATCAATCAGTCAAATGAATGGATTATGGGCCGCCAATATATCTACAATCGGTGCCGGGTAGTTTCTCTCTTCATCCTTGTCAGGATAGCATGCCAATGTCACCTTGCCTCTTTTCATTACAGCAAGCTCATCAAAAATATTGTTGTCTCTAATTACAAATAGTCTAGGACAACATAGAATTGGGAGGGCATCTGTCAACCTGGAATTGTTTTTCCTCGGCGGGGGCTGACATCTCTCGTGCAGCGCTGCTCGATGATTGTCAAGCAAGCACATAGAGTTCCTGGATTAAAAAAGTCCTCTCCAACGTTTGGTTCAGTCTTACAAAGAACTCTACTTTGCGTTTGATTGATTTAGATAAACTTCAAACTCACTGGGGCAGTACGGTTTGTTAAATTTTGCATAGTGGTTGTGATTTGTAGGGCCTGTCCAGGGAATGACCCTGCATGGTTCTAATCTTATTCTAGCATATCAGGATTATTTCACTCTTAAATTTATAAATCATGTCTTGTTTTATCATGTGGTGTTAGTCTTCTGCCTGTCAGAgtgaagtgtgagtgtgtgcgtgcctttTCCTGTGTGAGTGCCCACACATTGTGACAGACGAGTGATGTGCTTCTCAAAGTAATCTGGAATTCATTTCTCATCTCTGCGTGATGGCTAAACTGTTCCTGTAGTTTTCCCTCAAGTGCCATCTATTGTTGGTTGTCCTTTACCGCCAGTGCCTGGTGTAGTGGAAGGCAAACCAAGGAACATAAAGTATACACACACCCTTACCACCGTCATTGTGAAATTAAATCTTCAATTACTATTTCAAGTACTTTTTCTTTAGCCTCCTCAACACTGGGACTAAAGGACACCTAAAGGATGGTctatgcatttacatttaatcatttagcagacgcttttatccaaagtgaattcctagagagagctttacaaaagtgcataggtcactgatcataacaacgagatagccccaaaacattgcgggtagccaaaacatgaagcatacattgtgaaaaaccaaataagtgccaacgggaagaacaataagagcatgcagttaaacaagatacaattacacaacatgaacctcaaaagtgcaagagtgtacctgtagaaaataCACCTGCATGTTCACACACTCTTAGGCTGAGCTCTGTGGACAACATTGGCAACAGATTAATTCAGTTTGAGACCGATTTAACATCAAAGAtggcaggggtggggggcggggggtctgATGCTTTTGTAGCCAAAATAGTAAAAAAGCAAAAGAACGTTGTGGCAACCCAGGGGCACAGCAAGCCCGGGGTCAGGTGTTCGGGGGAAGATATCTCCGGGATCCGCCCCCACCAGAGACAACGAGCCACACAGCTGCAGCTCATGAGCAGGAACGAGGATGGCTCCACTATAAAAGACGGGCCACCCCTGCTGAAAGGGGGGGGAAATGACTAGAatgaggagcggggggggggatccAGACAGCCCAGGAGACCAGTCCTGACCGTGCCCTCGACCGAGGAAGAACctaatttatttttgtatttttgttggTCGGTTCCGAAAATAAACGCCTGCTTTGGGCAGATCACAACccgtgctgtgctgtgtggtcCTAGCTGCGCCCCTTTGGTTGCCACAACATGCAACAAATACATGAGCGGTACACATCTAGAGAGTGCCAACAGTGTTCAATGGACCACAGCACATAGTGTTCCTACCTGGCATGGAGCCAGGTTATAGGTGTGAGAAGGAGCAGAATGGATGAAGCAGGAATGACAAGTGTGACGGCAGAACATGTCTTTGAGCACACATTTGGCACAACGTGTTATTTTGATGATTGTGAGTAAAGGTTCAAAAGTCAATTTCGAGATTGGACTTGACCAGGAACCATGACAACGAGTCCTTCACTTGTAACCAGCTTTCATCCAGGATTCATTCAGGTCAATCCTGCATGTAAAAGCATGGACAAGGTCAAAGTAATAATCTTTATTGTCCCCGAGAGACCATTTCTTACAGAGCCAGCAGTACAGTCATCGTCAACAATCAACACACcaagctacacacacagctcttCTTTGGTTTGTTGAATCAGACTAAATTAGTTCTTAAATCTATTGGTCGTCCATCTTGGCTTATTACATCTGTGATCAGATGGAAGCAACCTGAACTCACTAAACAAGAGGTGACGGGTCAGCAGGTTGACTGGCGCTTCTTTGCGGCTTTGACTTTGTGCAGTTGGGAGGTCATTTATATTTGTGCCTCTATTTTACTGCATTCAAACTATTCCATATAGAGTTACCTGTTCCTGTTTGATAAGGAAAGTGACCCAAAACAACAAATCCAAtaaatggttagggttagactgacTCAATTAAAGAACACAATCACATAAAAGTGGAGTCAACATTAGAACTTTGGAGCTTCTGACAAGTGTCAACTGATTAGCCCATGCACAAACAACATCACAGGTTAACTTAAAGTTCATTGTCCCCAGATACTTGTACTTTTGACTGTCTTCAACACTCTGGTCAGAAATAACAGCAACTTAATCTTGGGAAGTTATTACCTGTAGTTTCGGAATGAGACGTACAAGTAACTCATAGAGGTGTGATGGTGTGGTGTTCCAACATGTTGGTCCAGATAGTGTATTAATGGTTGTCTGGCAAATCTTCTCTGCATGAAGCTGTCCTGTCTCTAATCTTGTCAAACTAGTAATTCTGAGATTCTTATCTTGCCTCTAGAAAAATGTCTGTCTTTGGTGAGAAATGAATAGATTACATGAAAATCATTTTCTCCTTGTTTCCCCTTGTACAAATACAATGATATCATCAAAATTGACTTTATTTGAAAACATGTTGAATACAAAATAAGCTTAATTCTGTTAACATTTACTTTAACTAATTCATAATTTAAATAAATTGAATGCaggaaataataaataaataataaatagatGAACAACAAATGTTATAGAGATTTCATCATAGAAACTGTCCTCGTCATAGTAAAACACATTATGTAGCACATGCAATGTGCTAGCTCACATTGCATTGAATAAATAGGCATCAGAATGTTCAATGAATACATTAGTTGTTTGACAAGACATTTCGTAAAGTCTTAGCAATTCTTAGCATTCAACTCCTTGATGAACAACTTGTAATATTTGGAACAGAAGTTTATATTCTTGTATTGACTAAAGGATAGTGCGCAAGCGATCGAATGTTTGTCCTGAAAAGTAAACAACATTTTCAAGTCAAACTCAACTCCCCAAGGTCAAAAAAGAAATTCATGAGTCAGTGGAATTAAGAccacatgtaggttaagagtcATGAGAGTGCACAGTCAATGCTTTTCAGGACACATGTTTAGTCTGTATTACTGACCTCTGGCACATGCAGAAAGTTTATGTTTACCCGTAGCCTGTCCAGtattttctgtagcccttgtgTTTTCTGATTTCCTTCAGATATGGGTTTCAAGTTCTTCACAAACTTTGAAAGCTGCTTTTTAAATTCCGTCTGACAGAAACACTGCAATGACACACAGTTAGACTAGTTCAGTCCACACACCTTGTCCCTGTCTCATCACATTGAGAAACCCATATCCTTGGATGGAATGGTAATAGAATGCAAAATTACTTACAGCATTGCTTTGATTGCGGGGTACCATGATGGGCAATAAATTATTGTCCTGTGCAGGGGAGAATTAAGAACAGTTAGAACTACATCACTGTCTAACAAATGACAAACTGCATGTTTTTGGAAGCACATATGTATTCTCTGTAATGGCTGAGAAAGAGCTTATTGATGTTGACCCACAGAACATGCTGAGCCATGCTTTTCTTTGAGAATGGGGTTGCCTATTGCTAGCCTTCCTGGACCCTGAAAGGGCTGTATGACAACACCAACGAGACAAGGGGCTCCAGTTACATTGCATAATTTTAGCTTGGTTTGACTCTGTTCTCCCAGTTTGGCAGGAAGAACCACTTGTTCTCTACATGCTCTGTGTCAACTGGGAATACATTTGTTAACTTGGAGAAAGTGATTACTTACCCATCTGAAGGAAGTTCCATTGAGCTTTTGCAAATCATGCAAGATCTCAGTACGTGTTGGAGAGGTCCAAGTGGCTCCACTGCAAAGTGGCAACAGGATGACAAGAACAGCGATGAACATGGTCATTTTCTTCTTTTGCTGTGTTCTTTTTTCTGCGTCTCTCTGAGTctgcatctctcactctcttgtgATTGTAATCACAACATCTGCTTATAACGTTTCTGTAAAAGGAAGTTGCTCTGGGGGAGTGTGAAACCATGATGTCAATCATTGTTGGAAATTATCATCAAAGGGAATTATGAATTCATCATCATTCATgggcaggggcggttctacacgggggcctacaggggccagtgtccCCGTAAAAATATCCCTGGCCCCCACTGTGGCCCCCCTGGGCTgactgaataaaaaataaaaaataaaaagtttttcttcttctactaGTCATCATGAaccgaggaagggacattgcagccttttttgccccagtaaataaaaaagttagagaaacatatcaaggtattgagagaggtgaggaactggaagagggagagccagagccgtttccAACAATGATTGAcgtcatacatcagcttctgtgaggactgctgtgtaCCAATAAGCATcagggtgagcttcaacaaagacaaaccctggtttacagctaaactctgaaagctgaggctggacaaagaggccgcgttcaggagtggggacagggacagattcaaggggtcgaagaacaggtttaacAGAGCGgcgagagaggctaaacgactgtacttgGAGAGAACATCAATTCTCTGCAAacaactctgcttctgtctggagaggcctcaggcagatcaccaacttcaagcccagagccccctaCTCCattaacgactcccgcctggccaacgatctgaatgagttctactgtagatttgaaagacaattggacagtcctgaacaacccttttccacccgtgaggcctccccccctACAGTGACGACTCtatccattcaggagagagaagtgaacaaactgttcaagagacagaacccctgCAAAGcggctgggccggactctgtctctccagcccccctccagaactgcgctgaccagctgtctccggtgtttacctacatatttaacacctccctggagacatgccatgtgccagcctgtctcaagtcctccaccatcatccctatgcccaaaaagccaaggctaACAGGATATagtgactacagacccgtcgccctgacctctgtggtaatgaagtattttgagcgcctggtgctggcacaccttaaatccatcacagaccctctactggaccccttacattttgcctacagagccaacaggtctgtggacgatgcagttaacatggccctccacttcactctacagcacctggactccccagcatcctacgccaggatcctgtttgtggacttcagctctgcctttaataccttcatcccagccctgcttcaggacaagctctcccagctgaacgtgcctgattccacctgcaggtggatcacagacttcctgtctgacagcaagcagtgcgttaagctgggaac from Hypomesus transpacificus isolate Combined female unplaced genomic scaffold, fHypTra1 scaffold_213, whole genome shotgun sequence encodes the following:
- the LOC124462440 gene encoding D(1) dopamine receptor-like, which encodes MDLMNFTMVIDSGLLDDASSGRVLTGCFLSLLILTTLLGNTLVCVAVTKFRHLRSKVTNFFVISLAVSDLLVAILVMPWKAVTEIIGFWPFGSFCDTWVAFDIMCSTASILNLCVISVDRYWAISSPFRYERKMTPRVAFVMISVAWTLSVLISFIPVQLNWHKAQTKASILDPAGSAGPLGPNGTAGALGPENCDSSLNRTYAISTSLISFYIPVGIMVATYTQIYRIAHRQIRRISALERAAESAKNRHNSMGGDSSIGESESSFKMTFKRETKVLKTLSVIMGVFVCCWLPFFILNCMVPFCEPSPSGHGGSFPCISPTTFNVFVWCGWANSSLNPIIYAFNADFRKAFSILLGCHRLCPGVHGFETTSLNKN